One stretch of Pseudomonas azotoformans DNA includes these proteins:
- a CDS encoding LysR family transcriptional regulator, which translates to MVSLDRFDTFKAVVEAGSLTAAAELLGQTRAVVSFNLKRLEAELGVTLLTRNTRQLSLTDAGERFYLRCTRMLEEARLAVEEARSEHAQLKGTLRITTTVEYALAVVAPAVEAFRRLHPDLDIHLSTSSTHADLISERFDVAIRLGRLLDSNHRAVQLSTFDVFAVAAPAFAGADTLEALEPLPKLGHGRLTELSVTDPEGGQHQYRPGNASLVADSAAVLQAFAIRGHGVAVLPQWLVQDDLDSGRLVRLLPGHRFAPQGVYAMYPDTRHLPLKVRAFIDFMKA; encoded by the coding sequence ATGGTCAGCCTGGACCGATTCGACACCTTCAAGGCCGTGGTCGAGGCCGGCTCGCTCACGGCGGCCGCCGAGCTGCTGGGACAGACCCGTGCCGTGGTCAGTTTTAACCTCAAGCGCCTGGAGGCGGAGCTCGGCGTCACCCTGTTGACCCGCAACACCCGCCAACTGTCGCTGACCGATGCTGGCGAGCGCTTCTACCTGCGTTGCACGCGCATGCTCGAAGAAGCCCGGCTAGCGGTGGAAGAAGCACGCTCGGAGCATGCCCAACTCAAAGGTACGTTGCGCATCACCACCACCGTCGAATACGCGTTGGCCGTGGTCGCGCCGGCGGTTGAAGCCTTCCGCCGCCTGCATCCGGACCTGGACATTCACTTATCCACATCCTCCACTCACGCGGACCTGATCTCCGAGCGTTTCGACGTGGCGATTCGGTTGGGACGCTTGCTGGACTCCAATCACCGCGCGGTGCAGTTGTCGACGTTCGACGTGTTCGCCGTGGCGGCACCCGCGTTTGCCGGGGCTGACACGCTGGAAGCGCTGGAGCCGTTGCCCAAATTGGGACATGGCCGCCTGACTGAGTTAAGCGTGACCGACCCCGAAGGCGGCCAACATCAGTACCGTCCCGGCAACGCCTCGCTGGTGGCCGATAGCGCGGCGGTCCTGCAAGCCTTCGCCATACGCGGGCATGGCGTGGCGGTGTTGCCGCAGTGGTTGGTGCAGGACGATCTGGACAGCGGGAGGTTGGTGCGCCTGTTGCCGGGCCATCGTTTCGCCCCGCAAGGGGTTTACGCGATGTATCCGGATACCCGGCATTTGCCGCTGAAGGTGCGGGCGTTTATTGATTTCATGAAGGCCTAG
- a CDS encoding multidrug transporter, with protein MFFGVLLIITWLILLLRYPAKALPVSLAAAVGLGFVAIWVVWLDNREASQLARLELRISYAPQECPADRPLKLVLNNGNDVPLTELRWRVAAYAPGDTVNLADNVYAAPRYRGPGELQAGATWDDCLPTPPLRPGYRPQTLEFRAEHLQGSFSD; from the coding sequence ATGTTCTTCGGCGTTCTCCTGATCATCACCTGGCTGATCCTGCTGCTGCGCTACCCCGCCAAGGCGCTGCCCGTGTCCCTCGCCGCCGCCGTGGGCCTGGGTTTCGTGGCGATCTGGGTGGTGTGGCTGGACAATCGCGAAGCCTCGCAACTGGCCCGCCTGGAACTGCGCATCAGCTACGCCCCCCAGGAATGCCCCGCCGACCGCCCGCTGAAACTGGTCCTGAACAACGGCAACGATGTGCCCCTCACCGAGTTGCGCTGGCGCGTCGCCGCCTATGCACCGGGCGACACGGTCAACCTGGCCGACAACGTCTACGCCGCCCCCCGCTATCGCGGCCCCGGCGAGTTGCAGGCCGGGGCGACGTGGGATGACTGCTTGCCCACACCGCCGCTTCGCCCTGGCTATCGCCCGCAAACCCTGGAATTTCGTGCCGAGCACCTGCAAGGCAGTTTCTCGGACTGA
- a CDS encoding DUF4440 domain-containing protein yields the protein MIDYSDFFEEVIQTHVEIEQWFAGVAPEGTLQTLLARFSPAFSMIAPATGARVNAAGVNALFTRLGGMRPGLKITLSEMAGIDRHARGATVTYREHQVDASGTQTDRRATVVFEKQASGALLWRHLHETFIAQ from the coding sequence ATGATCGACTACAGCGATTTTTTTGAAGAAGTGATCCAGACCCACGTCGAGATCGAGCAATGGTTTGCCGGTGTCGCCCCCGAAGGCACCTTGCAGACGTTGCTCGCCCGCTTTTCGCCGGCGTTCAGCATGATCGCCCCCGCTACCGGCGCCCGGGTGAATGCGGCCGGGGTCAATGCACTGTTCACGCGTTTGGGCGGCATGCGCCCAGGGTTGAAGATCACCTTGAGCGAGATGGCCGGGATCGACCGGCATGCCCGTGGGGCGACAGTGACTTACCGTGAACATCAGGTGGATGCCAGCGGCACGCAGACGGATCGCCGCGCTACGGTGGTGTTTGAGAAGCAGGCCAGTGGCGCGCTGTTGTGGCGCCATTTGCATGAAACGTTTATCGCGCAATGA
- a CDS encoding SDR family oxidoreductase, giving the protein MPNVLITGCSSGIGRALADAFKAAGYSVWASARRPEDVAALAAAGFNAVELDVNDSTALQHLAEQLGDLDVLVNNAGYGAMGPLLDGGTEAMQRQFETNVFSLVGVTQALFPALRKRKGLVVNIGSVSGVLVTPFAGAYCASKAAVHALSDALRMELAPFGVRVMEVQPGAINTSFAKNAGAQAELLINEQSPWWPLRDGIRARSQASQDKPTPASEFAADVLKAVQQSQPPRLLRSGNGSRALPLMAALLPKGLLEKVLMKRFGLSGSL; this is encoded by the coding sequence ATGCCCAACGTACTCATCACCGGCTGCTCCAGTGGTATTGGCCGTGCCCTTGCTGACGCGTTCAAAGCCGCCGGCTACAGCGTGTGGGCCAGCGCCCGCCGCCCGGAAGATGTCGCCGCCCTTGCCGCTGCGGGCTTCAATGCGGTCGAGCTGGACGTTAACGACAGCACCGCCCTGCAACACCTGGCCGAACAGCTGGGCGATCTGGATGTGCTGGTCAACAACGCCGGATATGGCGCCATGGGGCCATTGCTCGACGGCGGCACCGAGGCGATGCAACGGCAGTTCGAAACCAATGTGTTCTCCCTCGTCGGCGTGACCCAGGCGCTGTTCCCGGCGCTGCGCAAGCGCAAAGGCCTGGTGGTGAATATCGGCAGCGTGTCCGGTGTGCTGGTGACGCCGTTCGCAGGTGCCTACTGCGCATCAAAAGCGGCCGTACATGCCTTGAGCGATGCCCTGCGCATGGAACTCGCGCCGTTTGGCGTGCGGGTCATGGAAGTGCAGCCGGGTGCGATCAACACAAGCTTCGCCAAAAATGCCGGTGCCCAGGCCGAACTGTTGATCAACGAGCAATCGCCCTGGTGGCCATTGCGCGACGGCATTCGCGCACGCAGCCAGGCGTCACAGGACAAGCCGACCCCCGCCAGCGAGTTTGCAGCGGATGTACTCAAAGCCGTGCAACAGTCGCAACCGCCGCGCCTGTTGCGTTCGGGCAACGGCAGCCGCGCGTTGCCGCTGATGGCAGCGCTGTTGCCCAAGGGGTTGCTGGAGAAGGTGTTGATGAAACGTTTTGGTTTGAGCGGCTCACTCTAG
- a CDS encoding NAD synthetase, which yields MPRDFLQSGVPQAHTTTRQRLTSLLDLPKLYRTLDADPAIVGAGVVHIGSDYQVTVLREFVPLCSIRPKRVILREMAGPIRAAEEYAQLAASSARESQVWKEASGVVSSCGGAVIGIIIAKAGIAAAPFSAGTSLALSYVALAGTAASGVQCLNSLWRTYNEFVNPAENDYYDSLGWYQAMTVALDGISLVGAGSTTFATVKTIMAIKHSTGREVTDVLRHMSRQERAKLTTEVLRLKNPRHPSAMVRLKQLSGQLPRRFSNSQIRLSIMTQIQDQIGATLAVAGSTLSGNVNHVIVALYEEFDSHEI from the coding sequence ATGCCCAGGGATTTTCTACAAAGCGGTGTGCCGCAAGCGCACACCACCACGCGCCAGCGCCTGACCAGCCTGCTGGATCTGCCCAAACTCTATCGAACCCTAGACGCCGACCCGGCCATCGTCGGGGCGGGAGTGGTGCATATCGGCAGTGATTATCAGGTGACGGTGCTGCGTGAGTTTGTACCGCTGTGCAGTATCCGACCCAAGCGCGTGATTTTGCGAGAAATGGCGGGGCCGATCAGGGCGGCAGAAGAATATGCGCAGCTGGCGGCCAGTTCGGCGCGGGAGTCGCAGGTGTGGAAAGAGGCATCGGGAGTCGTGAGTTCCTGCGGCGGGGCTGTAATAGGCATCATAATTGCGAAGGCAGGAATCGCGGCGGCACCGTTCAGCGCAGGTACCAGTCTTGCTTTGTCCTACGTTGCTTTGGCCGGCACGGCTGCCAGCGGCGTGCAGTGCCTCAACAGTCTATGGCGGACCTACAATGAGTTCGTCAACCCCGCCGAGAACGACTACTACGACTCGTTAGGTTGGTACCAGGCAATGACCGTCGCTCTAGACGGAATCTCACTCGTCGGTGCGGGAAGCACTACGTTTGCCACGGTAAAAACGATTATGGCGATCAAACATTCGACGGGGCGCGAAGTCACTGATGTCTTGAGGCATATGAGTCGTCAGGAACGCGCAAAGCTAACCACCGAAGTATTACGCCTGAAAAACCCTCGTCACCCCAGTGCAATGGTTCGCCTGAAACAGTTGTCTGGGCAGCTGCCCAGACGCTTCAGCAATTCCCAGATACGCCTAAGCATCATGACTCAGATCCAAGACCAAATCGGCGCCACTTTGGCTGTCGCGGGCAGCACTCTATCCGGAAACGTCAATCACGTGATCGTTGCACTCTACGAGGAGTTCGACAGCCATGAAATATAG
- a CDS encoding FUSC family protein, giving the protein MTPLPAPLRWLHALEWRRGFFDWVRSDGVTWVYIFKVLVAAFLTLWLAMRLELPQPRTAMITVFIVMQAQSGQVFAKSFYRFLGTLAGSAVMVLLIALFAQNTELFLGALAIWVGICTAGATRNRNFRAYGFVLAGYTAAMVGLPALAHPEGAFMAAVWRVLEISLGILCATLVSAAILPQTSSAAMRNALYQRFGVFALFVTDGLRGRSQREGFEASNVRFIAEAVGLEGLRSVTVFEDPHMRRRNGRLSRLNSEFMSLTTRFNALHQLLERLRTDAADHVVAAIKPGLQDLAEVLDGFSGRALTSPDAASLVNQLSAYKDALPAKVRSLRAAFQEGDPTEAEQLDFHTAYELLYRFVDDLHNYAQTHASLADHSHAREQWDETFIPKTNWLACAASGIRASFILIVLGSYWVATAWPSGATMTLIAAATVGLSAATPNPKRMAFQMACGTLIGALVGFVEMFFVFPWIDGFPLLCVMLAPVIIFGAFLASRPQYAGVGVGLLIFFSTGSVPDNLTVYNPYTFINDYIAMIIGMLVCAAAGAIILPPNSRWLWRRLEQDLREQVVYAISGKLKGLASSFESRTRDLLHQAYGLAVGQPQVQRDLLRWMFVVLEVGHAIIELRKEQAILPVHPAYAESQPWRQAIRVMGRSLVRLFLQPSASNLERGLIAVDHAISRVQATDEPFAPHFDTSALRRVKSYLHFIRTSLLDPQSPLAAFKGAAHAP; this is encoded by the coding sequence ATGACTCCCTTGCCTGCACCGCTGCGCTGGCTGCATGCCCTTGAGTGGCGCCGTGGTTTTTTCGACTGGGTACGCAGCGACGGCGTGACCTGGGTGTATATCTTCAAGGTGCTGGTCGCCGCGTTCCTCACGCTGTGGTTGGCCATGCGCCTGGAATTGCCGCAACCGCGCACGGCGATGATCACGGTGTTTATCGTGATGCAAGCGCAGAGCGGCCAGGTATTTGCCAAGAGCTTCTATCGCTTCCTCGGCACCCTGGCGGGGTCGGCGGTGATGGTGCTGTTGATCGCCTTGTTTGCGCAGAACACCGAGTTGTTCCTCGGTGCCTTGGCGATTTGGGTAGGTATTTGCACCGCTGGTGCCACGCGCAATCGCAACTTCCGCGCCTACGGTTTTGTGCTGGCCGGCTACACGGCGGCGATGGTCGGTTTGCCTGCGCTGGCGCATCCGGAGGGTGCCTTTATGGCGGCGGTGTGGCGGGTGTTGGAAATCTCCCTGGGGATCCTGTGCGCCACGCTGGTCAGCGCCGCGATCCTGCCGCAAACCTCCAGCGCCGCCATGCGCAATGCCTTGTATCAACGCTTTGGCGTGTTCGCGCTGTTCGTTACCGATGGCCTGCGCGGGCGCAGCCAGCGCGAAGGATTCGAGGCCAGCAACGTGCGGTTTATTGCCGAAGCCGTGGGCCTGGAAGGGCTGCGCAGTGTCACGGTGTTTGAAGACCCGCACATGCGGCGGCGCAATGGTCGGCTCAGTCGCCTCAACAGCGAGTTCATGAGCCTCACCACGCGCTTCAATGCCTTGCACCAGTTGCTTGAACGGCTGCGCACCGATGCCGCCGACCACGTTGTCGCCGCGATCAAACCCGGCCTGCAAGACCTCGCCGAAGTGCTCGATGGTTTCTCGGGTCGAGCGCTCACCAGCCCCGACGCGGCGAGCCTGGTCAATCAACTGAGTGCCTACAAGGACGCTTTACCCGCCAAGGTCCGCAGCCTGCGCGCGGCCTTTCAGGAAGGCGACCCCACCGAAGCCGAGCAGCTGGATTTCCACACCGCCTACGAGTTGCTCTACCGTTTCGTCGACGACCTGCACAATTATGCGCAAACCCATGCCTCCCTGGCCGATCACAGCCATGCGCGTGAGCAGTGGGACGAAACCTTTATCCCGAAAACCAACTGGCTGGCCTGCGCCGCGTCGGGGATTCGCGCGTCGTTTATCTTGATTGTGCTCGGCAGCTATTGGGTGGCCACCGCGTGGCCCAGCGGCGCCACCATGACTTTGATTGCCGCCGCCACCGTGGGCCTGTCCGCCGCCACGCCGAACCCGAAACGCATGGCGTTCCAGATGGCCTGCGGCACCTTGATCGGTGCGTTGGTGGGCTTTGTCGAAATGTTCTTCGTGTTCCCCTGGATCGACGGCTTCCCGCTGCTGTGCGTGATGCTCGCGCCGGTGATCATCTTCGGCGCGTTCCTCGCCTCACGCCCGCAATACGCGGGCGTCGGGGTGGGCCTGTTGATCTTTTTCAGCACCGGCTCGGTGCCGGACAACCTCACGGTCTACAACCCCTACACCTTCATCAACGACTACATCGCCATGATCATCGGCATGCTGGTGTGCGCGGCGGCCGGGGCGATCATCCTGCCGCCCAACAGCCGCTGGTTGTGGCGCCGCCTGGAGCAGGACCTGCGCGAACAGGTGGTGTATGCGATCAGCGGCAAGCTCAAGGGCCTGGCTTCGAGCTTCGAAAGCCGCACCCGCGACCTGCTGCACCAGGCCTACGGCCTTGCCGTCGGCCAGCCGCAAGTGCAACGCGACCTGCTGCGCTGGATGTTCGTGGTGCTGGAAGTCGGCCACGCGATCATCGAGTTGCGCAAGGAACAGGCGATCCTGCCGGTGCACCCGGCGTATGCCGAGTCCCAGCCGTGGCGCCAGGCGATCCGCGTGATGGGGCGTTCGCTAGTGCGGCTGTTCCTGCAACCCAGCGCGAGCAACCTGGAGCGCGGCCTGATTGCCGTCGACCATGCGATCAGCCGCGTGCAGGCCACCGACGAACCCTTCGCCCCGCACTTCGACACCTCGGCCCTGCGCCGGGTGAAAAGCTACCTGCACTTTATCCGCACTTCATTGCTCGACCCGCAATCGCCACTCGCTGCCTTTAAAGGAGCTGCGCATGCCCCGTGA
- a CDS encoding DUF1656 domain-containing protein — MPREIAFHGIYMPTMTLMFLIAAGLAWGVDRFLAGFDLYRFFWHPALLRLSLFVCLFGALALTVYR, encoded by the coding sequence ATGCCCCGTGAAATCGCCTTCCACGGCATCTACATGCCGACCATGACCCTGATGTTCCTGATCGCGGCGGGGCTGGCCTGGGGTGTGGATCGCTTCCTGGCCGGGTTCGACCTGTACCGTTTTTTCTGGCACCCGGCGTTGCTGCGCCTGAGCCTGTTCGTCTGCCTGTTCGGCGCCCTGGCGCTGACCGTCTACCGTTGA
- a CDS encoding MFS transporter, with product MTYRSKVAWIFLLGFALDLVNMFVATVAYPDIARELHASVTQLAWISNAYLLGLTVIIPFSVWLAAVVGERTLIAASLLLFAGASVMVGQASTIETLIGWRALQGLGGGLLIPVGQAMAYRHFPATERSQLTARVMSVALLVPALSPALGGLLVDSVSWRWIFHANLPLALITLLLAVLWIKPDAPAPVRPALDVGRIFKQAHNPMLRTAMLIYLCVPGIFIGASLIALLYLRGLGYDASQTGALMLPWALASALAIFLSKKLFNRCGPKPLLLAGMALQCVGILLLNTPALIVPAYLLMGLGGSLCSSTAQTLAFLDIPAERMGHASALWNINRQVSFCLGAAALSALLSALDSFAITFTMAAALTLLPLLAVLRLDASRLRALLHPASEPDR from the coding sequence ATGACCTACCGCTCGAAAGTGGCCTGGATCTTTTTGCTGGGCTTCGCCCTGGACCTGGTGAACATGTTTGTCGCCACCGTCGCCTACCCGGACATTGCCCGCGAACTGCACGCCTCGGTCACGCAACTGGCCTGGATCAGCAATGCCTATCTGCTTGGTTTGACGGTGATCATCCCGTTCAGTGTGTGGCTGGCCGCAGTGGTAGGTGAGCGAACACTGATCGCGGCCAGCCTGCTGCTGTTCGCCGGAGCCTCGGTGATGGTGGGCCAGGCGAGTACGATTGAAACGCTGATCGGCTGGCGTGCCTTGCAGGGGCTGGGTGGCGGCTTGCTGATCCCGGTGGGGCAAGCCATGGCTTACCGACACTTCCCTGCGACTGAGCGCAGCCAACTGACAGCGCGGGTCATGTCGGTGGCGTTGCTGGTCCCGGCACTCTCCCCGGCGCTGGGCGGGCTGCTGGTCGACAGCGTGTCGTGGCGCTGGATCTTCCACGCCAACCTGCCCCTGGCGTTGATCACCCTGCTGCTGGCAGTGCTGTGGATAAAACCCGACGCGCCTGCGCCTGTCCGCCCCGCCCTGGACGTGGGGCGTATTTTCAAACAGGCCCACAACCCGATGCTGCGCACTGCGATGCTGATCTACCTGTGCGTTCCCGGTATTTTTATCGGCGCCAGCCTGATCGCCCTTCTCTACCTGCGTGGCCTCGGCTACGACGCGAGCCAGACCGGCGCACTGATGCTGCCCTGGGCGCTGGCGTCGGCGCTGGCGATTTTCCTCAGCAAGAAACTGTTCAATCGCTGTGGGCCGAAGCCGTTGCTGCTGGCGGGGATGGCGCTGCAATGCGTCGGCATCCTGTTGCTCAATACGCCTGCGCTGATCGTGCCAGCCTATCTGCTGATGGGGTTGGGCGGCAGCCTGTGCAGCAGCACCGCGCAGACCCTGGCCTTTCTCGACATCCCTGCTGAACGCATGGGTCACGCCAGCGCCTTGTGGAATATCAATCGCCAAGTCAGCTTCTGCCTGGGCGCCGCTGCACTGAGTGCGCTGTTGTCAGCCTTGGATTCCTTCGCCATAACCTTCACGATGGCGGCAGCCCTGACCCTGCTGCCTCTTTTGGCGGTGCTGCGCCTGGATGCGTCCAGGCTCCGTGCACTGCTTCACCCTGCCAGCGAGCCCGACCGATGA
- a CDS encoding alginate O-acetyltransferase AlgF: MTFTTTPRRLAKTLAIAAGLSFVSMSAFAGGDAALYGPTAPKGSSFVRIYNASNQEVSATVGATNLSDVAPLASSDFSFMPGGDYSAKVGSQTVPVKLAPDHYYTLVNSGSGQPQLIEEPPFKNKQKSLVRVQNLSDKALTLKTADGKTDVVKSVAAKGRGEREINPVKVSLALYDGDKKVGDVKPVALERGEAAVLYVTGSGSSLSPVWVKRPVSTR, from the coding sequence ATGACTTTCACTACAACTCCGCGTCGTCTCGCTAAAACCCTGGCCATTGCAGCCGGTTTGAGCTTCGTATCGATGTCCGCCTTCGCCGGTGGCGACGCCGCCCTGTACGGCCCTACCGCGCCAAAAGGCTCGAGCTTCGTGCGCATCTACAACGCCAGCAACCAGGAAGTCAGCGCTACCGTTGGCGCCACCAACCTGAGCGACGTGGCCCCACTGGCCAGCAGCGACTTCAGCTTCATGCCCGGCGGTGACTACAGCGCCAAGGTCGGCAGCCAGACCGTACCGGTCAAGCTCGCCCCGGACCACTACTACACCCTGGTCAACAGCGGCAGCGGCCAGCCACAGCTGATCGAAGAACCACCGTTCAAGAACAAGCAGAAGTCCCTGGTGCGCGTGCAGAACCTCAGCGACAAGGCCCTGACCCTGAAGACCGCCGATGGCAAGACCGATGTGGTCAAGTCGGTGGCAGCCAAGGGCCGTGGCGAACGTGAGATCAACCCGGTGAAAGTAAGCCTGGCGTTGTATGACGGTGACAAGAAAGTCGGCGATGTGAAGCCGGTTGCGTTGGAACGCGGTGAAGCGGCGGTGCTGTATGTGACGGGCTCCGGTTCGAGCCTCTCGCCAGTCTGGGTCAAACGCCCAGTGTCGACCCGCTGA
- a CDS encoding mannose-1-phosphate guanylyltransferase/mannose-6-phosphate isomerase, which translates to MIPVILSGGSGSRLWPLSRKQFPKQFLALTGEHTLFQQTLERLVFEGMDTPIVVCNKDHRFIVNEQLAARKLESQRILMEPFGRNTAPAVALTAMMLVNEGRDELMLVLPADHVIDDQKALQRALALATVAAERGEMVLFGVPATRPETGYGYIKSTNDSLLPEGVSRVEQFVEKPNEKRAIEFVKSGGYFWNSGMFLFRASRFLEELKKHDPDIYDTCLLTLERSEQDADTVSFDEATFACCPDNSIDYAVMEKTQRACVVPLSAGWSDVGCWASLWAVNDKDIHGNVSKGDVVIQDSRNCMIHGNGKLVSVIGLDNIVVVETKDAMMIAHKDKVQGVKQMVSTLNDQGRSETQNHCEVYRPWGSYDSVDMGGRFQVKHISVKPGACLSLQMHHHRAEHWIVVSGTAEVTCDENVFLLTENQSTYIPIASVHRLRNPGKIPLEIIEVQSGSYLGEDDIERFEDIYGRSTPVERGVSVKTIAQ; encoded by the coding sequence ATGATTCCAGTTATCCTTTCCGGTGGTAGCGGCTCACGTCTTTGGCCGCTTTCCCGTAAACAGTTCCCTAAACAATTCCTGGCCCTGACCGGTGAGCACACACTGTTCCAGCAAACCCTGGAGCGCCTGGTGTTCGAAGGCATGGACACCCCGATCGTGGTCTGCAACAAGGACCACCGCTTTATCGTCAACGAGCAACTGGCCGCACGCAAGCTGGAAAGCCAGCGCATCCTGATGGAACCGTTCGGCCGCAACACTGCGCCGGCCGTGGCCCTCACCGCGATGATGCTGGTCAACGAAGGCCGTGACGAGCTGATGTTGGTGCTGCCCGCCGACCACGTGATCGACGACCAGAAAGCCCTGCAACGCGCCCTGGCCCTGGCCACCGTGGCTGCCGAGCGTGGCGAGATGGTGCTGTTTGGCGTGCCGGCCACCCGTCCGGAAACCGGTTATGGCTACATCAAGTCCACCAACGATTCGCTGCTGCCCGAGGGCGTGAGCCGCGTCGAACAGTTCGTGGAAAAACCCAATGAAAAACGCGCCATCGAGTTCGTCAAAAGCGGCGGTTACTTCTGGAACAGCGGCATGTTCCTGTTCCGCGCCAGCCGCTTCCTCGAGGAGCTGAAAAAGCACGATCCGGACATCTACGACACCTGCCTGCTGACCCTGGAACGCAGCGAACAGGATGCCGACACCGTGTCCTTCGACGAAGCCACCTTCGCCTGCTGCCCGGACAATTCCATCGACTACGCCGTGATGGAAAAAACCCAGCGCGCCTGCGTGGTGCCACTGAGTGCCGGTTGGAGCGACGTGGGTTGCTGGGCCTCGCTGTGGGCGGTCAACGATAAAGACATCCACGGCAACGTCAGCAAAGGCGACGTGGTGATCCAGGACAGCCGCAACTGCATGATCCACGGCAACGGCAAACTGGTGTCGGTGATCGGCCTGGACAACATCGTGGTGGTGGAAACCAAGGACGCGATGATGATTGCCCACAAGGACAAGGTCCAGGGCGTCAAGCAGATGGTCAGCACCCTCAACGACCAGGGCCGCAGCGAAACCCAGAACCACTGCGAAGTCTATCGTCCGTGGGGCTCCTACGACTCGGTGGACATGGGCGGCCGCTTCCAGGTCAAGCACATCTCGGTCAAGCCGGGCGCGTGCCTGTCGCTGCAGATGCACCACCACCGCGCCGAACACTGGATCGTGGTCAGCGGCACGGCCGAAGTGACCTGTGACGAGAACGTGTTCCTGCTCACCGAGAACCAGTCCACCTACATCCCGATCGCCTCGGTGCACCGCCTGCGCAACCCGGGCAAGATCCCGCTGGAGATCATCGAAGTGCAATCGGGCAGCTACCTGGGTGAAGACGATATCGAGCGCTTCGAAGATATCTACGGTCGCTCCACACCGGTTGAACGTGGCGTGTCGGTGAAAACTATCGCGCAGTAA
- a CDS encoding efflux RND transporter periplasmic adaptor subunit has translation MKKFFSLLATLLVLALAIWIGRTLWVHYMETPWTRDGRVRADIINVAADVTGEVVDVPVRDNQLVKKGDLLMQIDPEHYRIAVKQAQSLVASRKATWEMRKVNAHRRADLDALVISKENRDDASNIADSALADYQHAQAQLEAAELNLKRTQVLAAVDGYVTNLNVHRGDYARIGEAKMAVVDMNSFWVYGFFEETKLPRVKVGDKADMQLMSGETLKGHVESISRGIYDRDNPESRELIADVNPTFNWVRLAQRVPVRIHIDEVPDGVLLAAGITCTVIVRELSGG, from the coding sequence ATGAAAAAGTTTTTCAGCCTGCTCGCGACCTTGCTGGTACTGGCCCTGGCGATCTGGATAGGCCGCACGCTGTGGGTGCATTACATGGAAACCCCGTGGACCCGCGACGGCCGTGTGCGCGCCGACATCATCAACGTGGCGGCCGACGTCACCGGCGAAGTGGTCGACGTGCCGGTGCGTGACAACCAACTTGTCAAAAAAGGCGACCTGCTGATGCAGATCGACCCCGAGCACTACCGCATTGCGGTCAAGCAGGCGCAGTCCCTGGTCGCGTCGCGCAAAGCCACCTGGGAAATGCGCAAGGTCAACGCCCATCGCCGGGCGGACCTGGATGCGCTGGTGATTTCGAAAGAAAACCGCGACGACGCCAGCAACATCGCCGACTCGGCATTGGCCGATTACCAGCACGCGCAGGCGCAACTGGAAGCCGCTGAGCTGAACCTGAAACGCACCCAAGTGCTAGCGGCGGTGGATGGCTATGTCACCAACCTCAATGTGCACCGTGGTGACTACGCACGCATTGGCGAGGCGAAGATGGCCGTGGTGGATATGAACTCGTTCTGGGTCTACGGCTTCTTCGAAGAAACCAAATTGCCCCGTGTGAAAGTCGGTGACAAAGCCGATATGCAGTTGATGAGCGGCGAGACGTTAAAGGGCCATGTGGAAAGCATCTCGCGCGGCATCTACGACCGCGACAACCCCGAGAGCCGCGAGTTGATTGCCGATGTGAACCCGACCTTCAACTGGGTGCGCCTGGCCCAGCGGGTGCCGGTGCGGATTCACATTGATGAAGTGCCGGATGGGGTGTTGTTGGCGGCGGGGATTACGTGCACGGTGATTGTGCGGGAGTTGTCGGGAGGTTGA